tttttttcactagGTGGATCCGTCTGGCTCTTATTTCTCATGGAAAGCTTCTGCCATGGGAAAGAATGTTTCAAATGCTAAGACATTTCTTGAGAAGAggtaaataacatttttaactGTTTGTGTATGATCTTGGAAGCATGTCATGTCATCTTAGTCTCTCTTATCAGGTACACTGAAGATATGGAACTTGATGATGCCATTCACACTGCCATTTTAACTTTGAAGGAAGGGTGAGAGTTCTTACCAAGTCCTGttttttttcagagttttgacaGAACTTAACATCTTTCTTTCTCGTCTGTTTCACAGTTTCGAGGGAGAAATCTCTAGCAAAAACATTGAGATTGGCAAGATTGGTGCTGACAAAATTTTCAGGTAATGTTTCAATACTCCAAACGAATAGAATCAAAGACAGTTTTGTTATTGCCATCAATGTTCTGAAAAAAGAGGCTGTTATGTGCAGGGTACTAACACCTGCTGAGATTGACGATTACTTGGCTGAAGTAGAGTAAACTTTCACTTGCCCGTCCGTGCAGCTTAGCCCGCTTTGAATCCTAATgctatctttttcttttctctgaCTGGTTGCACAAACTTGGTTGTTATTGCTTCTGTAAAACTTTTGGAACTTGTTAAGACTCTAGACCCAATTTTagaatctgttttcttttcatttatttatgttCATAATGTCATGCACACAAATTACTTGAGCCAAAACTTGGAAGTTTTTGTCTCCATTGGATTTCAAGAAACATTCCGGAGAGATGAATCATTATGGAGATTAGCTTCTTTATTCAGTAATGATTTGGTACAAAGTTGATAGAAGTGATGGCATGGGGACAGGGACGTTGCTTGAGTAGTTGAAAAATGCATATGCGTTTACTTGTTATTCAACAAAGCTAGCTGGTGGATTGTTGTTAGATGATGGAGAATGATTATCAAGCTCACCAAATACTCTTCTACAAATAACTTTGAATACCAAAAGTTTCAACATTAAGCATCATCTTTGAAGATGGTTTAGTGTCAgagcttttagtatagtatattcTTTGACCAGCTAGCTATATATGTATCATCTACACACTTGAAAATGCCAAGAAGTCAACTGATATACATTTTGTATATTACCAACTTTCCTTCAAGTATTGATATCCAGGATAATAATTTAAGAATATGCCTTAAACCATATAGTAAAATCATAATTTGGATTTGTTAATGTATCATGAGCTCGTAGGTCTTCaagagtgatgatgatgatgattcttcTTGTGTTCCATGTTTATGCTGTTGATTATCAGCTTCTTCTTACTCTAGTTCGCTTTCCATGTGCTTGAACCATTTCTTGACTTCATCTTCATCAGACTCTTGTTCTGCTCTGAACTCATTTGCACCAGATTGTTGAAGTGAGTTTGAACTATCTAAGAAACTCCATATGTCAGGATCTGAGTCAAAAGGAATCTCTAGAAGATCTGGTTTGTCTACCTCTTGAATAATGTCATTAAACACGCTATACTTAAACAAGAGGCCTATCTTTGGATCATCTTCCTGGTTTGAGTTGTAGGAACCACCAGAAGACACTGAAGTAGTAAAGTCTTGAGAGGTCTTTTTGTTCAAACAACCTTCTGCTTGAGACTTATCTTCTTTCCCACAAGAAACAGAATTACTTGAACAAGGCGAGGTTTCTGAGCTCTGAACAAGTCTTTTCTTTAGACGAGTATGCCACACATTCTTGATCTCGTTATCTGTTCTTCCTGGAAGTTGAGAAGCGATTCTTGACCACCTTATCAAAAATGCACAAAACCAATGTCAATATCAAATCACTTTTTTGGTCCAACACAAGAAGCATGCATATAGTTATTTACTTGTTTCCATAGTTCTGGTGAAGCTTTATGATTGTTTCTTCCTCCTCTGCAGTGAAGTTACCTCGCTTCACATCTGG
This Brassica napus cultivar Da-Ae chromosome C6, Da-Ae, whole genome shotgun sequence DNA region includes the following protein-coding sequences:
- the LOC106405265 gene encoding transcription factor MYB63 codes for the protein MGKGRAPCCDKTKVKRGPWSPEEDLKLISFIQKFGHENWRSLPKQSGLLRCGKSCRLRWINYLRPDVKRGNFTAEEEETIIKLHQNYGNKWSRIASQLPGRTDNEIKNVWHTRLKKRLVQSSETSPCSSNSVSCGKEDKSQAEGCLNKKTSQDFTTSVSSGGSYNSNQEDDPKIGLLFKYSVFNDIIQEVDKPDLLEIPFDSDPDIWSFLDSSNSLQQSGANEFRAEQESDEDEVKKWFKHMESELE